gggggttaaacgttggtcataatcaagactgttgagttacgagtgttttgcatcgaatcggatttatgattacgttatatgtgaatatttaaaaatatttgatttgtattaaaacagcatgaaatatactcttatgtttatttgaaacattattcttgaaaattatataatatttgaaatatctggtagagatgcttgttacttactgggctgtctagctcattacctttctttctatttttcagattcagataattaatttcgagcgtgggaagaaatattgggacagagcttttagaggtgagatttagcattgtcaacttcattaaatttagatctattattttagtaaaattttattggatgtaagacatttgatttaattacttgaattaaagttgaataataattatttaaatttattctgctgcgatgcattgatatcgtgatgagatgccttgcatgcttatggagagagttcttcatgagtatgcggcggttgccgcgatcctcctgctcgcgatctcgggccggGGGTGTGACATTAATGATACTAATTATCTACTATCAGATAATGCAACAAGTGATATCCAAAGAGAAAATAGAGGCAAAGATACAATGCATGTGGAGTTCACATCCTGAAACAGTTCATGTGCTAGcagttatataaaatattaacagGTATTGTGTAGAAAATTTTGAATGAGTAAATTCGACAATTGGGTACGCTAACTTGTGATGTTTCAAGCAAAGGTGGTGGTGGATTTAGTCGCGCTGTTGGCCTTGTGGTTGTCGTTGCCGCAAAGATGGTAGCGGGGTCCGTTGACGGCGACGGATGGGGagtagaagaggaagaagagaaggaaaatgaGGACGAATGAGGATAAGGAGGAGAGCGAAAGAAACATTGTCGGCGATATGATGTGGTAGACCGATTtatttactttattttattttattttattttccttATATGATATTGGGTTGAAGACTGGACCGGACCGGACGGGACCGATGATAGCAATTTATGGAACCGTGGAAGAAGTTACGCGTTGGACGGAAAGCTTGTGACATTTTCTCATTTGTGCCGGGCACGTTGATGTAACCTGTTGCTGGGCCACTTTGATGTAACCGATTCTTCCTCAGGCGTATGCTGCGGTAAAAAGGTGTAATACAGGTAGGCGTGAAAAGCTtccaagagaggaaaaaaaaaaaaaaaaaaaagcttcggtAAGATGTTATTCAATCAATAGTTTTTGGCTAGTGGATTTTTCTTGAGCAttggattttgaaatttattttgtatgtagagtCATTGAGTTTTGATTTGAAACAAAAGTAAGTTTTGCAATTAGTCTTAAGTTAGTTGTGTATTTATTGGAaaaatcctaatttttttttataatacccctctaagtattttaattttattatttaaatattttaattttttttaattatcataattttatttttgatcgtTGGACTTCTAATTACCAATGATCATGTACATttaatctcatttttattttatgaccATTGAACTCTATATGAAAGATTTTGACTATTGGGCTTTTTATTAAAGATCTCAATGGATCATTGAAAATTTCAACGATCATAAATGGTTACAAATAATCGTATTATAAAAAGATCGCCTTGGGACCTAATCCCATAAGCCATCTAagagcattttttttttctttttttttctaagcttcctccaatatattttttttctactgcaatatttttttatttttctaaatattgaAAGAGTTTTCATCAATTTTCTCTATGATCGTGTTCGTAGGCAAGGATTCCAATCATATTTTGAGATGATTTTTCTGTATATTTCTGCACGAAGAACATGAATACATCTTAGAATAGGGCCACGCATGCTTCGGAATTTgatctttaattatttttaaattttttataaattatttataatttttattacaaaattttattaaattttatttaattttttaaattatatcagaaATTTTTAAAACCATATTCCAACAATCCAAGGCGTATTCAATCTAAGGCGtattctttagatttttttttttgactaaccATCTATTTCCAAAACCATAATTACATATCATGCGGTAAGAAAATCAGTGAGTTTGGCCTTGCACGTTGTTTTGCTCTCCCTTTCACGAATGTTGGGTCTAATGGTGATCATGGTCTATATCCATGTCTCGTAGTTGGAGCTCAATGACTCTCTATTTGATCTTATGCTCAAGGGAAAAGGAACGCGACCATGGTCTATGATGATGGCTGACGAAAAGGACGAAACTGAATTTTTCTAAAACTTCTATGCGGGTGAATCTGGACACGTTTGGTAGACCAACCTGCATACTGCCTAGCATTTAGTCCCAGGCTTCAGAGTTGTGAAATTTGTGAGGtaatctttcaataatttttatttgaataattCTTCTCTTCAGTTTGCAATCAGCATCCGAGGAATCCATTGTTTGCTTGCTGTTGAAAAGTTAACTTCCTCTTTTTCGTTTCTTTGTATAATTCCATTCATTCATCTGCATCTCAGGTATTTGGTGACAAGccatttatattattatattagagtGTACGAGGCTAAGGTTGCTTGAATATGTTATTTGTATATATGTTGTAAACTATTAAAGTCAAAAAGCACACTTAGTTTTACATTTCATCATGTTAAGGGAAACATAGTCTGGATGTTAAAACAAGTTATTGAAATAGAATGTTAAAATGAGAAATGACTTATCTATTTCAAGTAAGAATAGAGCTAGGTACATATGGCTTCAGTTATTATGATCTTGTGTTTGGTTATCTTTCTCCTCCGCTCCAAAACCTCGATCGCTCCTCTGAGAAAGGATGATCGAGATATGTGGTTGCCCAACAGACACTGCAACATCTAAAACAAAAGAGAGAAGGATCGGTCTTCATCTGAAGAAGACGCCTTAGCCTCTTCACCACCACATCTGGGATGAAGATATCTAGATCCAGCTTTAGAACCATCTACTGCAGATGCGTCTAGCAGTTATGAAAGCCTTGGATGAAAGCGGCCGAAGATGTCTCAACGATCTTGTCTGCTGACACATCGCACCCCCACGTGCATCAACTTGAATCTCTTGCTCGCAATAGGTAGGATGAGGCTTCACTGAAAATccactcttctttatctccttgaTCTCCTACAGAGCGGTctccaagactttttagactctCATTTTTGATAATAGAGCTACTGAGCTATCTTTGGAGATTCTCGTGGGCTTCCTCAGTGAGGCACCACTTCATCTCCATCAAAGCTCAGTCGTGTCTAGCGATCTCTTTTCAGTATTTGATCTCAGACGTTGGTCTGTCAGCTGTCCTTGCTTGAGTAAGTGCAACCGTCAGTTGAGCCTCTAAAGATCGGTGATTTAATGCAGTGATGGTGATTGATTAGGAAGGACGTGGAATCACTGGACAATAGGTCCACCAAGAGATCCGTCAGTGGAGGGAAAAACTGGGCCGTCATTAATGTTGGAATAATAAACTTATTAGACTTGCCTTCGTATGGGGGTCTGCTGAAACTAATTAGGGAGTAAGATAATGCTTGGCTGCTACAGTAGACTTATAGTAACCACATAATGTTGCATCGCATTTGGAAAGATTTTTCTAGGTGAGATATGGCTGGATGGCAAATTTTAAGATGCATGACTACCCACTAATGGAGTTGGAATCCCACAACTGAGCATACTGGATCCTGCACAGGTTTGATGAGGTTGCAGGAAGTACAGCTTGTCACACTAACAAATATGGTGCAAGAGGATAAGCTTCACACAATAGAATCATTCAATGATCGGGTGAAATCATAGTGGCTCACCGCAAATATAATGTTTATGCTTTCTATACTTGACCGAAAAGACTGATTGTAGGATAGACCAATATGATTAAATTACTTAATGATATTGATTTTGTTTTTCTAATATTTAAGAATGTTTAGgatgcttcctttttttttttttaggggaaCTCAACTTCATCCTGGTGCCTCTTTTCTTGGTGCAAATGAAGTGAGAAATATTAGAAAATTATCCGGCCATCGTTATTTGTATTAAAGCAATCACTGAGGGAATGGAAGATTTATCCATATCCTCTTACCATGCCTACTAATTTGTCTAACACCAGTTGCTCGTTAGAATGAACAATGGTTTGCTGCAGTCTTCTGTTGACATTTGGTTTGGTACAAATAttgttttaaattaaaaaatggcTTCATAAGGCATGAGGCTCCCATTGCTGCACATTTTGGAGAAAGATTTATGCAAATTTATTCCCACAAATGGAAAGGCTATTTTCTTATTTCAAACCCATGACTCCCATATCATAATAGAGCAACATTACCATTGTGCCAAGACTCGTGCTAAAATATTGTTTTAAGCTACAAAATCTAATTTAGGCAAAACAACTTCTTGGTTTGTTGCTTATTCTCTCTCTCGCCTCTTTGCGTTGATGATTGCATTCCCATTCTTTTAAAATGTTACTTGAAGTTAGCTTTGCCCCGTCCTCTATATGGTTTCCATTTTTATCACACTTCAATTCTAAATCGGTAAGTAAACATTGACGCGGACGAATTTAGGGAATAGATGCTCAGCAGAATATGGAAAGATATATGACAAGCATTTTGGGTAACGCTTTTGCATGAAGTTTATGATACTTTTAAAGATGACCAGATAGTTTTTGCTTCTACTAACAGAGAGAGGGTTAAGCTGGAATGCAAGTTTCGGGTTCAATAGGAAGACAAGGAGAAACAACAAATGAACAAGCATAAAAGATCATCAGATCAATTGTAGGCTGAAAATGGTATGCTCGTCGCACAAGTTCTAAAAGGATAAGCTAGATTATATGGAGCGAGAAATACGAAAGAGAATGGTATCCAGACTTCTGTTAGGCACATATTCGTAGACAAGCAACTTCTCCTGTTCTTCCAAGCAAACACCCAGAAGCCTTACAAGATTTTTGTGCCGGAGTTTAGCAACTAAAACTAGTTCATTTTTTAGCTCTGCTAGTCCTTGCCTCGAAGTTGTTGATAACCTCTTCGCTGCAAATTCTTGCCCATTCGGCAGCGTTCCCTATGAGGAGCTACAAGATTAGCATGAAATATGtaccagaaaaaaaaatatatattaatggaACTGATTTGGATCAAGAAAGATAAAGACTGCATATATTAAGTCATTAGTTAGAAGTCCTTTTATCGAGGTTAAATTGTAATCATACCTTGTAAACTGCACCAAAACCTCCTGCTCCAAGTTTGTTTTCTTCAGAGAAGTTAGCCGTCGCATCTCTTAGCATAGATAGATCAAGTAATTGTGACTCAGCATGTGTGATCTCCTCCAAATTGGCCCCATCAACtgaaaaattaaagaatgttaAGGCTATTTTAAACAAGTTTCCTTCCAAACTGAAATATTAATCAGACTGTTTCTCAAATAATATCACTCAAAGCACATTGAGTAGCTTGGATGATGGCATAATAAATACGTTAATGCACTGCAGCAGACTTGCATGTGCACTGGTGGACCTACTTTGACAGGTCCACTTTGGCCTATGAAGAGGATCAAACAGTGTATGGCTTATTTCTTGATTACAGTGATCCTGTGATTATACCTTACAGCTCACATAAGATTTGATCATATGGCTCTCTTTAAACAATATTTGTCTCACCCTTTCAGCGAAGCTCATTAACAAAGATTCCTAGGAAAGGGAACAAATTGTTGCACGTATTCAACACTTACGTAGTAAATGTTTCGCTGACTTCTTCCTTGTCCAGAAGAAAATGCAGGAAATGGAGATTAGCAAGGATGATGCCGCTAGAGGTATGGCAATTTTAAGAACCATACCTGTTACATTCTTCTTGTTTCCTGCATAAATAACCAAGTTTCATTAGTATTTCCTTCTCAATATGACATGTATATGATATCAGAACATGGAGCCATCGGTTAATAGATATATGTCATATATCAGTGCAATTTTGTTGTGCCATGCATGAGACTGGATGGAAAACTTTCATTAATTTGTAATTCAGAAACTGTATGGTTCAAGTTGGAAGGTTATTGATTATTTAGCGTGGTAGGGAAATAGATTAAATGCAAAAAAGGACTTGAAATTCCAAAATAGGTTGCCATCTAACTAAGAGGAATGCAGATGCAATTACGAAGCCTCTTTGGTCAACTAGGAGAATTCCTATCGATGCTGTTATCTTTTGCTGCACAGCCAAAAAGGAAATGATGCTCTTTGCTGTTGACTGGAGGTACTTCGTATCAAATCAGTATTTTTTAACAATAACTGTCTGAAGTTGGAAAGCAATGTCTCTTCCTCTCTTCGGACATAGATTTTAGAAGGATGGGAGCCTTCTGGTTTTGTTTCCCACCGCTCATCTCGGTACATATATTTATTATCATTCGTTTCCGTTGGAATAGGCAGCTAGAACTACACAGAGAGAAAAAGTTATATTTATATTGGATCTGAGAACAAATACCTTTCTAAGAGTGTTATAGCCCAAATCCGTTTCAgcccagcagatcaaagcccaaaacgaaaaaataaaaaataaaacagaggaattcagaaatcgggaagaagactcccgataggagtctccttctccggctaaatccgagcaagaatcggactcctaggacccctcggagtcctagggatccctataagaataccccctccctcttgagatcGACGATCggttcttcttcccctctttctctccgatttttccgaagaagagccgcgggcacagTCGGTTTCCTcaccgtgttttctctccgacgaggtcccaggaGGTCGAGGTAagtccttctctttttcctcccttccttcctctttcccccgtgcgtttgtgcgcggtggccggcgacgaatgTCGCCGATCTACCGACGGGAAGGAGACTCTGTTTTtgagtctcttttccttgaaatctccggcgccggcgatcggaattgaccgccggtcctgtttcctccgtgaccgggggagatggcccgtcggccgccGACCTCCGCCATGGCAGCCGCGGCCCGAACAGCCGATTAAGGCCTGAtgacaagagtcctctgttccggcgtgggaagaagaagaagaaaaagaagaaaaaaaaagagaaaagaagaaaaagaagaaaaagaagaaaaggaaaaaaaaaagggctgagagagagaaactctctttgctctctctctctttctctctctagatcataggatttatgaaattaatttattattaaaaatttaaaaaataaaaaataaaaataaaaattagggtgtccatgggttaattcgaaaatcgggatgctgtcgacgaattgatcctagtggagatattagattttaataatttagttatttttaattcgatgaaattttgatttaaaatataatatttgacgtatcaggttctgagaaggattttcgagatccctagaatttctagtttggacttttttttgaggtaagaagtgtttacttttactgaatttatctggtatattacgaattaaataaatttatgcatgcttgcgattgaaattatttattgaaataattactgaaaattatttatgatgaaagttaattgtagaaaaattatttatgattgaagttatttgttgaacaattattatgatgatatataatctcaaagaatgttataattgatttgactcgaatatcaattaattttattattcttgaaaataatatataaattggaagacaatatgaaattgacaatctgactgtgttgaggaccccgccaatgggaacatatacgttggcaattgactgtcctgaggatttatgtcgccagtaagaccagcgacatgtcgccagatagaccagcgacaaaaccgccagttagaccagcggttccaaaggattttggctgccagatgattcgcagcccaccgcaagcagatacgcggtattatgaccctgccacagggataatgtggtcatagtcatggttggtaagaagaatttaagaaattgatgaatttaagaagaaaaatataattagaaattatgatgaattgacttttatatatgattgatagtatgaatatgatttcatgaaattacatattgaattgttatgcatagtattatttgcctgattattcagttaaaggtatacactgcttattgggctatttagctcatgataagttttatgtttttcttacagatccagaaaattagcatgatgcgggatttcggttgggagagcgattagagatggagttaactcattgatttaggattttttcagaattaattcaagacctttagttttgtttagtATTgaattgtcagacagttactttcttttgaacacttagttttgatttgttatttgaaccaaggtttgattattgaatgaagaaaaaaaaatatttaactatttatgaagatatcatgatgagatgccttgcatgcttatggaaaaagtattctataagtatgcggcggttgccatgaccctcgattccaatctcgggtcgggggtgtgacaattaatatggtatcagagcataagtagatagatagagacatgtagaataaagtgagcgagtgatgggtagacattaggaaattgaaaggttagtcataatgattatgatttgacttgtcacaagttataaccttattaaggataagttattatctcaaatcta
Above is a genomic segment from Elaeis guineensis isolate ETL-2024a chromosome 1, EG11, whole genome shotgun sequence containing:
- the LOC140850904 gene encoding cysteine-rich receptor-like protein kinase 10, translated to MSFAERVRQILFKESHMIKSYVSFDGANLEEITHAESQLLDLSMLRDATANFSEENKLGAGGFGAVYKGTLPNGQEFAAKRLSTTSRQGLAELKNELVLVAKLRHKNLVRLLGVCLEEQEKLLVYEYVPNRSLDTILFRISRSI